A single window of Sphingobacterium sp. ML3W DNA harbors:
- a CDS encoding DEAD/DEAH box helicase, which produces MQFQDLKLIAPILKALDAVGYTTPTPIQEQAIPIIFRKNDLLGCAQTGTGKTAAFAIPIIQMLSYSKVKTAKKNIRALVLTPTRELAIQIEENFNQYSKDLPIKNLVIFGGVGQQPQRDALKKGVDILIATPGRLLDLYGQGYIDFKHLEFFVLDEADRMLDMGFIHDVKKLIKIIPEKRQTLFFSATMPPEIQKLSSHILVDPIKVEVTPESSTAEKIQQEVYYVKKNDKKDLLIHILKEKNVGHALVFSKTKHGADRIVKDLEKKNIQAAAIHGNKSQSARQNALKNFKDRTLRVLVATDIAARGIDIDELAFVINYDLPNIPESYVHRIGRTGRAGKDGKAISFCDEEEYAFLLDIQKSIRMEIPLVEQHPYAMHISGVAPKKAGAKKSGKPASSSRNGQSSSSTSGNRRRPSAPRSDSRNRSTSRRRDS; this is translated from the coding sequence TTGCAATTTCAAGATTTAAAACTCATAGCACCAATCCTTAAGGCGTTGGATGCTGTTGGATATACTACTCCCACTCCGATTCAGGAACAAGCGATTCCCATTATTTTTAGAAAAAATGATTTATTAGGTTGCGCTCAGACAGGAACTGGTAAAACAGCAGCTTTTGCTATTCCTATAATTCAAATGTTAAGCTATTCAAAAGTTAAAACTGCGAAAAAGAATATTCGCGCATTAGTTTTAACTCCTACACGTGAATTAGCTATTCAAATTGAAGAAAACTTCAATCAATATTCAAAAGACCTTCCAATTAAAAATCTAGTGATTTTTGGTGGTGTTGGCCAACAACCTCAGCGCGATGCTTTAAAGAAGGGTGTCGATATACTTATTGCAACACCAGGTCGTCTCTTAGATTTATATGGACAGGGATATATTGATTTCAAACATTTAGAATTTTTTGTTCTGGATGAAGCTGACCGTATGTTGGATATGGGATTTATCCATGATGTAAAGAAACTGATTAAAATAATACCTGAAAAAAGGCAAACATTATTTTTCTCAGCTACTATGCCTCCTGAGATTCAAAAGTTATCAAGTCATATCCTAGTTGACCCTATTAAAGTGGAGGTCACGCCAGAATCGAGTACAGCTGAAAAAATTCAACAAGAGGTTTATTACGTTAAGAAAAATGATAAGAAGGATTTATTGATCCACATTTTAAAAGAAAAGAACGTAGGCCATGCATTAGTTTTCTCTAAAACAAAACATGGTGCAGACCGCATCGTTAAAGATCTTGAAAAAAAGAATATTCAAGCTGCTGCAATTCACGGTAACAAATCACAAAGTGCACGTCAAAATGCGCTTAAAAACTTCAAAGATCGTACTTTACGTGTGCTAGTTGCTACAGATATTGCTGCTCGTGGTATTGATATCGACGAATTGGCATTTGTTATCAATTACGATTTACCAAATATCCCTGAGTCATATGTACACCGAATAGGCCGTACAGGTAGAGCAGGTAAAGATGGAAAGGCAATCTCATTCTGTGATGAAGAAGAATATGCATTCCTACTTGATATTCAAAAATCCATACGTATGGAGATTCCTTTGGTCGAACAACATCCATATGCTATGCATATATCAGGGGTAGCACCTAAGAAGGCAGGAGCGAAAAAATCGGGCAAACCGGCATCATCCTCCAGAAATGGTCAAAGCTCGTCTAGTACCAGCGGAAATAGAAGAAGACCTTCTGCTCCAAGATCGGACAGCCGAAATAGAAGCACTTCAAGAAGAAGAGATTCTTAA
- the argS gene encoding arginine--tRNA ligase, protein MANSIQNRLIEVTVQAVKQLYNADISENQIALQETRKEFEGQITIVTFPVTRFSKKSPEQTGTEIGEYLKAHITAITDFNVIKGFLNICLADQYWITLLNETIVKSDFGVFPSNGKRLMVEYSSPNTNKPLHLGHIRNNLLGYSVAELLKAYGYEVIKANLVNDRGIHICKSMLAWQKFGNGETPESTGMKGDHLVGKYYVVFDKEYKKEIEALKAEGQTEEDAKKNAPLIKEAQAMLQQWEAGDEAVIGLWKTMNNWVYAGFEKTYNQLGVNFDKYYYESNTYLLGKDIIQEGLDSGVFFTKEDNSVWIDLTAEGLDEKLVLRGDGTSVYITQDLGTAQLKYDEFKMNDSIYVVGNEQDYHFKVLFLILKKLGKPWADGLLHLSYGMVDLPSGKMKSREGTVVDADDLMKEMIETAKERTEELGKTEGFSEENKNVLYNTIGMGALKYFLLKVDPKKRLLFDPKESVDFQGNTGPFIQYTYARIKSVLSKANFEECSAVSTPASISAYERDLIMTLGNFPSVIAISAQEFSPAQMSNYIYDVAKLYNKFYHEETILKAEIEEVKNFRLHLSASAAKIIAKGMSLLGIEVPERM, encoded by the coding sequence ATGGCGAATTCTATTCAAAACAGACTTATTGAAGTCACTGTTCAAGCTGTAAAACAGCTTTATAATGCAGATATTTCTGAAAATCAAATTGCTTTGCAAGAGACACGCAAAGAGTTTGAAGGACAAATTACAATCGTAACTTTTCCTGTTACCCGATTTTCTAAGAAATCTCCTGAGCAAACAGGTACGGAGATAGGTGAATATTTGAAAGCTCATATAACAGCGATAACTGATTTCAATGTCATCAAGGGTTTCCTTAATATTTGTCTTGCTGATCAATATTGGATCACGCTTTTAAATGAGACTATCGTTAAAAGTGATTTTGGAGTTTTTCCGTCGAATGGAAAAAGATTAATGGTGGAGTACTCTTCTCCTAATACCAATAAACCACTTCACTTAGGACATATTCGAAACAACTTATTAGGTTATTCTGTGGCAGAGCTTTTAAAGGCTTATGGTTATGAAGTGATAAAAGCTAACTTGGTCAATGATCGTGGTATTCACATTTGTAAATCTATGCTTGCATGGCAGAAGTTTGGAAATGGTGAAACTCCAGAGTCAACAGGTATGAAAGGCGACCACTTGGTGGGAAAATATTATGTTGTCTTTGACAAAGAATATAAAAAAGAAATAGAGGCACTAAAAGCTGAAGGTCAAACTGAAGAAGATGCCAAAAAGAATGCTCCTTTGATTAAAGAGGCGCAAGCAATGTTACAACAATGGGAGGCTGGTGATGAAGCAGTGATAGGCCTTTGGAAAACGATGAACAACTGGGTGTATGCAGGTTTCGAAAAAACGTATAATCAGTTGGGCGTTAACTTCGATAAATATTATTACGAGTCAAATACCTATTTGTTAGGAAAAGATATCATCCAAGAAGGTTTGGATAGTGGTGTCTTCTTTACGAAAGAAGATAATTCTGTTTGGATTGATTTGACTGCCGAAGGTTTAGATGAAAAGTTAGTATTACGCGGCGATGGAACTTCGGTTTATATCACTCAGGATTTGGGTACTGCACAATTGAAATATGATGAATTCAAGATGAATGATTCTATTTACGTAGTGGGAAATGAACAAGATTACCATTTCAAGGTGTTGTTTTTAATTTTGAAAAAATTAGGCAAACCTTGGGCCGATGGTTTATTACATCTATCTTATGGAATGGTGGATTTACCTTCTGGTAAAATGAAATCTCGCGAAGGAACTGTTGTTGATGCGGATGACTTGATGAAAGAGATGATCGAGACTGCGAAAGAGCGTACCGAGGAATTGGGTAAAACTGAAGGCTTTTCAGAAGAAAATAAAAATGTGCTTTATAATACCATCGGTATGGGAGCATTAAAATATTTCCTATTAAAGGTAGATCCAAAGAAACGTCTATTATTTGATCCTAAGGAGTCAGTTGACTTTCAAGGGAACACTGGCCCGTTTATCCAGTATACTTATGCTCGTATTAAGTCTGTGCTTTCTAAAGCAAATTTTGAGGAATGCTCTGCGGTCTCAACTCCTGCCTCTATATCAGCATATGAACGTGATTTGATTATGACTTTGGGGAATTTCCCGAGCGTAATCGCTATCTCAGCTCAAGAATTTAGTCCTGCTCAAATGTCCAATTACATTTATGATGTTGCAAAATTGTACAATAAATTTTATCATGAGGAGACTATTTTGAAGGCTGAAATTGAAGAAGTAAAAAACTTCCGTTTACATCTATCGGCTTCTGCTGCAAAAATTATTGCTAAAGGAATGAGTTTACTAGGAATTGAAGTTCCTGAACGTATGTAA
- a CDS encoding arginine decarboxylase, whose product MQSYQEFLDLSVGFPQDGFEIIDDELYFHDLNLMEMIETYGTPLRFTYLPIVSKKIQQAKILFQTAILKHNYRGSYKYCYCTKSSHFKHIVEEALKNEIHLETSSAFDMPMIDSLERQGTVTKDITVICNGFKTYQYKQYIIDMIHDGYTNIIPVLDNKEEFNLYDDEIELEQPCALGIRIASEEQPDSQFYTSRLGIRIEEVIEFYNNKIANNPNFKVKLLHFFINSGISDTPYYWNELEKYVTLYCKFKKVNPDLDTLDIGGGMPFKDSLVHDFDYEYMVNEIVNRIKQICAQHEVMEPDIITEFGKYTVAEASGILYKVLGRKLQNDREKWFMIDGSFITNLPDVWALNQKYILLPINNWDSEYERVNLGGITCDGQDYYNQEAHTSSVFMPKTRKLQYLGFFHTGAYQDVLSGYGGIHHCLLPSPKHVIIRRNRDETFNYEVFGEEQNSKQVMKLLGYQ is encoded by the coding sequence ATGCAGAGCTATCAGGAATTTCTTGACCTAAGTGTTGGTTTTCCGCAAGACGGATTCGAAATCATCGACGACGAATTGTATTTCCACGATTTGAATTTAATGGAAATGATAGAAACGTACGGTACGCCGTTACGTTTTACTTACTTGCCAATCGTCAGCAAAAAAATTCAACAAGCGAAAATTTTGTTTCAAACCGCAATTTTGAAACACAACTACAGAGGGTCTTACAAATATTGTTATTGCACCAAATCTTCCCACTTCAAACATATCGTTGAAGAGGCATTGAAGAATGAAATTCACTTAGAAACATCGTCTGCATTCGATATGCCGATGATTGACTCTTTGGAACGTCAGGGTACCGTAACAAAAGACATCACCGTTATATGTAACGGTTTTAAAACCTATCAGTACAAACAATACATCATCGATATGATTCATGATGGGTATACTAACATTATCCCTGTCTTAGATAATAAAGAAGAATTTAATCTTTATGATGATGAAATTGAATTGGAGCAGCCATGTGCTTTAGGTATTCGTATTGCATCGGAAGAACAACCCGACTCTCAATTTTATACATCGAGATTAGGTATTCGTATCGAAGAAGTAATCGAATTCTACAACAACAAGATTGCGAACAACCCTAATTTCAAGGTAAAGTTGTTACACTTCTTTATTAATTCAGGAATATCGGACACGCCATATTACTGGAATGAGTTAGAAAAGTACGTTACATTGTACTGTAAGTTTAAAAAGGTAAATCCAGACTTAGATACATTAGATATCGGAGGAGGCATGCCTTTCAAAGATTCTTTAGTTCACGATTTTGATTATGAGTATATGGTCAATGAAATTGTGAATAGAATCAAACAAATCTGTGCACAACATGAGGTGATGGAACCTGATATTATTACAGAGTTTGGGAAATATACGGTTGCGGAGGCCTCAGGTATCCTATACAAGGTATTAGGTCGTAAATTGCAAAATGATCGTGAAAAATGGTTTATGATCGATGGTTCATTTATTACTAATTTACCAGACGTTTGGGCTTTAAACCAAAAATACATTCTACTTCCAATCAACAATTGGGATTCAGAGTATGAGCGTGTGAACTTAGGTGGTATTACCTGCGACGGGCAAGATTATTATAATCAAGAAGCTCATACCAGTTCTGTATTTATGCCTAAGACGCGAAAATTGCAATATTTAGGATTTTTCCATACAGGCGCATACCAAGATGTATTAAGTGGCTATGGAGGCATACACCATTGTTTATTACCTTCACCAAAACATGTCATCATCCGTCGTAACCGCGATGAAACATTCAATTACGAGGTGTTTGGCGAGGAACAGAATTCGAAACAGGTTATGAAATTATTAGGATATCAATAA
- a CDS encoding 1-acyl-sn-glycerol-3-phosphate acyltransferase: MSEIASRKFIEVREVIRNKSPKLAKWIPSFLLKYLEKTIHEDDINDIMTRFSDLKGLDFVDALIEDLGVNVQLKGVENIPVNESVIFASNHPLGGLDGIAFMHAIGRHRKDVKFLVNDILMNVSNLQPLFIPVNKLGGQGKSGIAAIEQAYASDSALLVFPAGLVSRKQQGGRIEDLDWKKSFINKAKKYKKDVVPVYIDGKNSNFFYNFAKLRQKIGLKVNLEMLYLPDEMFSQRNQTVTIVIGKKISYTHFDQSKSEKKWAEEVKRLVYGMSQEK, from the coding sequence ATGAGTGAGATCGCAAGTCGAAAATTTATTGAAGTAAGAGAAGTCATTCGGAACAAGAGTCCGAAATTAGCAAAATGGATTCCTTCTTTTTTGTTGAAATATTTAGAAAAGACGATTCACGAGGATGACATCAATGATATTATGACTCGTTTTTCAGATTTGAAAGGATTGGATTTTGTGGATGCATTGATTGAAGATCTAGGCGTCAATGTACAGTTAAAAGGTGTCGAGAATATTCCGGTTAATGAAAGTGTTATTTTTGCTTCCAATCATCCCTTAGGAGGTTTAGATGGAATTGCTTTTATGCATGCTATTGGTCGTCATCGCAAAGATGTTAAATTTTTGGTGAACGATATATTGATGAACGTTAGCAATCTCCAACCGCTATTTATTCCAGTTAATAAATTAGGTGGACAAGGGAAAAGTGGTATTGCGGCTATAGAGCAAGCCTATGCTTCGGATAGTGCTTTATTGGTCTTTCCGGCCGGTTTGGTTTCTCGAAAACAGCAAGGTGGAAGAATTGAAGATCTTGATTGGAAGAAAAGTTTTATAAATAAGGCGAAGAAATATAAAAAAGATGTAGTACCTGTCTATATTGACGGTAAAAACTCTAACTTTTTTTATAATTTTGCAAAGCTAAGACAGAAGATTGGCTTAAAGGTAAATTTGGAGATGCTTTATCTACCCGATGAAATGTTTTCTCAACGAAATCAAACTGTGACGATTGTCATTGGCAAAAAAATATCTTATACACATTTCGATCAATCTAAAAGCGAAAAAAAATGGGCTGAAGAAGTGAAGCGATTGGTTTACGGAATGTCTCAAGAAAAATAG
- a CDS encoding isoprenyl transferase — MSTIDHIDKNNLPQHIAIIMDGNGRWAKEKGKLRIFGHQSGVKAVREALEATIQVGVKHLTLYAFSSENWNRPRLEVIALMELLVSSLKKEVKTFQKNGVRLNAIGDLSKLPKNCQEKLRETMELTANNTKCVLTLALSYGSQEEIVQATREIAEKVVKGELNIDEITTEVFQQNLYTANLPNPDLLIRTSGEYRISNFLLWQIAYAEFCFLDKMWPEFEQEDLFKAILDYQKRERRFGKTSEQI, encoded by the coding sequence ATGAGCACAATAGATCATATTGACAAAAACAATCTTCCCCAACATATTGCCATCATTATGGACGGTAATGGAAGATGGGCAAAAGAAAAAGGTAAATTACGCATTTTTGGCCATCAGAGTGGTGTTAAGGCAGTAAGAGAAGCTCTAGAAGCCACAATCCAAGTCGGCGTTAAACACCTTACCTTATATGCATTCTCATCTGAAAACTGGAATAGACCTAGATTAGAGGTTATAGCACTCATGGAGTTGCTGGTTTCTTCCTTAAAAAAAGAAGTCAAGACTTTTCAAAAAAATGGCGTTCGCTTGAATGCAATTGGAGATTTATCCAAATTACCAAAAAATTGCCAAGAAAAGCTCCGAGAAACAATGGAATTGACAGCGAACAATACCAAATGTGTTCTTACTTTAGCATTGAGTTATGGTTCTCAGGAAGAAATCGTACAAGCAACAAGAGAAATAGCTGAAAAAGTTGTTAAAGGAGAGTTAAATATCGATGAAATCACCACCGAGGTATTTCAACAAAATCTATATACCGCAAACTTACCAAATCCAGATTTACTCATACGGACAAGTGGTGAATATAGAATCAGTAATTTTCTTTTATGGCAGATTGCTTATGCAGAATTTTGTTTTTTAGATAAGATGTGGCCTGAATTCGAGCAAGAAGACCTATTTAAAGCCATTCTTGATTATCAAAAGAGGGAAAGAAGATTTGGAAAAACTAGCGAACAGATCTAA
- a CDS encoding NAD kinase, whose amino-acid sequence MRVAIYGRDFSPSVIPHVSHLMEYLKGKNAEIWIYDSFYKFLKKQFECPETFPTYTSNRDLPIDTDFMLSLGGDGTMLSAVSLIHNSGIPIAGINFGRLGFLASINKTDFETSIDQIFAKTYKIQKRALLAVESPDRELFGGNSNYALNDITVFRYDSSAMITVNAYLNGELLNSYWADGLIIATPTGSTAYSLSCGGPIIMPGSGNFVITPISPHNLNVRPVVISSEFELELEIESRSEKYILSCDSKNETVESNVKLKITKAPFYINLIRLEGESYFETLREKLLWGLDVRNY is encoded by the coding sequence ATGAGAGTAGCAATTTATGGTAGAGATTTTAGTCCTTCGGTTATCCCGCACGTAAGCCATTTGATGGAATACTTAAAGGGTAAAAATGCCGAAATTTGGATTTACGACAGCTTTTATAAATTCCTAAAAAAACAATTTGAGTGTCCGGAAACTTTCCCGACCTATACCTCAAACAGAGATCTACCTATTGATACTGATTTTATGCTCAGTCTAGGTGGAGATGGGACAATGTTATCTGCAGTATCATTAATTCACAATTCGGGAATCCCAATCGCTGGAATAAACTTTGGAAGATTGGGTTTTTTAGCTTCAATCAATAAAACAGATTTTGAGACATCCATTGATCAGATTTTCGCAAAAACATATAAAATACAAAAAAGGGCGCTTTTAGCTGTGGAATCTCCGGACAGGGAACTTTTTGGGGGAAACAGTAATTATGCTCTTAACGATATTACAGTTTTTAGATATGATAGCTCGGCAATGATTACCGTGAATGCTTATTTAAATGGCGAGCTATTAAATTCATACTGGGCCGATGGCCTAATCATAGCAACCCCAACCGGATCGACGGCTTACTCCTTAAGCTGTGGTGGTCCCATTATTATGCCGGGTAGTGGTAATTTTGTTATCACCCCTATCTCTCCTCACAATTTAAATGTACGACCTGTCGTTATATCTTCTGAATTTGAATTAGAACTAGAAATTGAGAGCCGCTCTGAAAAATATATATTGAGCTGTGATTCTAAAAATGAAACAGTGGAGAGTAATGTAAAACTAAAAATAACTAAAGCACCATTCTACATTAATTTAATTCGATTAGAAGGAGAAAGTTATTTTGAGACCCTTCGAGAAAAATTACTTTGGGGATTAGATGTGAGGAATTATTGA
- a CDS encoding CBS domain-containing protein, which produces MYIANIPLSQNTTIKQTDTVAFALDRMEDFQFHLLPVVDGDDYLGYIGQNDLLNALDDQLSIATIHLKTEPIYVKANQHPYDAIRLMTAYHLDALPVLDENNKFKGMLTSLELVKTISVLQSLNDIGAIIVLEIGTHDFSLSKIAHLIEAENCQILNCATKAVPENDSLQVIIKVNKSNISSLLSSFARQNYKVIASFNTLQEFDDLDDRYQQLMNYINI; this is translated from the coding sequence ATGTATATCGCAAACATTCCCCTATCCCAAAACACAACGATTAAGCAAACCGATACCGTCGCTTTTGCCTTAGATCGTATGGAAGATTTTCAATTTCATTTACTACCTGTTGTAGATGGTGATGACTATTTGGGTTATATCGGTCAAAATGATCTACTGAATGCATTGGATGATCAACTTTCTATTGCTACGATACACTTAAAAACCGAACCTATATACGTCAAAGCAAATCAACATCCATATGATGCGATTCGTTTAATGACTGCATACCATCTCGATGCTTTGCCAGTTCTGGACGAAAACAATAAATTTAAAGGAATGTTAACTTCATTAGAACTTGTAAAAACAATTTCAGTACTGCAATCTCTCAATGATATAGGAGCCATTATCGTTTTAGAAATTGGCACTCATGATTTCTCATTATCAAAAATAGCACACCTTATCGAGGCCGAGAATTGTCAGATATTAAATTGTGCTACAAAGGCGGTTCCTGAAAACGATTCATTACAGGTCATCATAAAAGTGAATAAATCAAATATCTCCAGTTTACTTTCCTCTTTTGCCCGTCAAAATTATAAGGTGATTGCTAGTTTCAATACCTTACAAGAATTTGATGATTTAGACGATCGCTATCAACAATTGATGAATTACATCAATATTTAG
- a CDS encoding GNAT family N-acetyltransferase has protein sequence MQEIIAPVDRNLLKAELGKDAFLRYTNNGNNEIYLINYHNAPNVMREIGRLRELTFRGAGGGTGLSIDIDENDTCADCYDQLIAWNPEEEEIVAGYRVIKCADASLINGVPNLSTAHYFEFSDRFKSDYLPYTIELGRSFVQPKFQPAIDNRKGIFSLDNLWDGLGALVMINSDIKYLFGKVTMYPHYNKEARDLLLYFMEYHFPDKENLVVPIPNLNCENDFSKFEGMFEGLDYKESYKLLNSKVRALGENIPPLINTYMNLSPTMKSFGTAMNGEFGEVEETGILITIDDVYPVKKERHMSTFERDREYGNKKPKRG, from the coding sequence ATGCAAGAAATTATTGCTCCTGTTGATAGAAACTTATTAAAGGCAGAATTAGGTAAGGATGCTTTTTTACGGTATACCAACAATGGAAATAACGAAATATATTTGATCAACTATCATAATGCACCAAATGTGATGCGTGAAATAGGAAGATTAAGAGAATTGACTTTTAGAGGTGCAGGTGGTGGTACTGGATTATCGATTGATATTGATGAAAATGATACCTGTGCAGACTGTTATGATCAATTAATTGCCTGGAATCCTGAAGAGGAGGAAATTGTAGCTGGTTACCGTGTGATTAAATGTGCTGATGCATCTTTGATAAATGGTGTTCCTAATTTATCAACAGCACATTATTTTGAATTTTCTGATCGGTTTAAAAGTGATTATTTACCTTACACGATTGAGTTAGGAAGGTCCTTTGTTCAGCCAAAATTTCAACCTGCCATTGATAATAGAAAGGGAATATTCTCTTTGGATAACTTATGGGATGGTCTAGGGGCTTTGGTTATGATTAATTCAGATATAAAGTATCTTTTTGGTAAGGTAACTATGTATCCTCATTATAATAAAGAAGCGCGTGATTTGCTGCTCTATTTTATGGAATACCACTTTCCAGATAAAGAAAATCTAGTTGTGCCAATACCTAATTTGAATTGCGAAAATGATTTTTCTAAATTTGAAGGTATGTTTGAAGGTTTGGACTATAAAGAGTCGTATAAATTATTAAACAGTAAGGTACGTGCCTTAGGGGAGAATATTCCGCCCTTAATCAATACCTACATGAACCTTTCACCTACTATGAAGTCATTTGGTACAGCCATGAACGGTGAGTTTGGTGAGGTTGAGGAGACTGGTATCTTGATAACGATTGATGATGTATACCCTGTCAAAAAGGAGAGACATATGAGTACTTTCGAGCGAGATCGTGAGTATGGTAATAAAAAACCAAAGAGAGGCTAA